In Vigna angularis cultivar LongXiaoDou No.4 chromosome 8, ASM1680809v1, whole genome shotgun sequence, the DNA window ttaacataCCAACATTAGAATATTTTGAAAGTTTAGCAGAAAATCCAacgaaaaaagtaaaaataaagataaaagtcCAAATAATGGATACCAAAACTACAGAATAGAACAGAGCACAATaggtaataaaaatatatatgatgttATTGAAAAAATAGGAAAATCAAAAGGAGAGAAACTCCAATTCCCATAACAGAGCTCCTAAACAGagaaatcaatattttatatccCAAAACCTTCTccttccctctctctctctcccaacATTCGCCTACAACAgaatttctctttctctcaccaTAACAACCCTAACAGCGGATTAACCCTACTACCACTGCCAGCTCAGCATCCTTACATTAtgtctttcttccttcttcttctcacGTACACTTTCCACTTGCTAGGGCTCCGATTTTCCAAAGAAGAAATCCCACGTTTCAAAGGCCGGATCAATGTTCAAACCGAAGTCAAAAATACTAGATGGAGAAGCGGATCGGGTCTTTGCATAAGGATCAGTGAACATAATATCTTCATCGCTACTTTCCTGCTTGAATACATGGATTCCGCTTTCTATAGGCATTGAGGCTGCTTTcgaatcaaaatatataaccTTCACATGGTTCCATTCATTCTCTAAAGGCACTTCATACAGATTGTtggtgaaaattaaatttcgtAGATCGAAAAGAAATGTGTGTTCTGCTCCCAACTTCAAGAACTTGAGCCTATCAAAGAAACATACATAAACTTTGTCATTGATGACCAACATGAGTTTAACATAATCACTAATGTCTCCATCCTTCGGTGCAACAAAAAGACAAAGAACTTTGCCAGGGAATTTGTTGCGAATCCAGAAAGAACTTGAAGGTTCATAACTTAAGTAATTGAACCATTCAGGGTTCCTAGATCCTGGCAAAACTAACATAGTTTTTCGATTCTCATGCAGATCCTGTCAATCAAAAAGAAATTCATAAATTTACAATCATTAGGTACACcatatgttattaaataaaaatacataaaacaaaacaaaacctcGTTTAGGAAAATGCTTATACTCGAGGGTGTCAGCGATAAACAGTTTGTTGCGTTGAAATGTTTCAACTTTGGTGGGATTCCTCTGATTTCCCGAAGATGCTTGCAACAACTCACGTCAagcttttttaaaaattgacatTCTTTGATGCATTCAGGAAGCTGTGTGAAATTATTGTTCGATAGGTCTAAATCTTTCACATGAGCAAACCGTGTGAAAcctatttgaaaaaaatcatcACGCAGGTTGCATTTTGGCGCCCAAAGCAATTCTACTTTTGAAGATACCATTGAGCCATCTTTTTCTTCGTCCTCTTCCCACTTTATCCACTGCCACCCTTCCCATCCCCAAGCCTCAATAAGTGTCAGTTCTGGCATCATGACAATGCTGCTTTGTAACTGAACAATTCCACAGAATAGCAGGGACAACTTTTTAAGCCGAGttagattttgaaatgaaagtGGCAACCCTTTTATGAGAGTTCCTAGCAACCGAAGTTCCCTTATGTTTTCCATCTTTCCTATAATTTCTGGAAACCTCTCAAGACTAGAACAATGTGAAAGTTCAAGTTTTTCAAGAGAAGTCAACTTCAGGGGTGGAAAATTCCTAAGCTTGATGCAACCAGAAGCTTCCAATATCCTCAGTTTCTCCAGCAAACCAACCGAATTATGAACTCTAACTAAATTTAcacaattttgaaatgaaagttCCTCCAAATTTTGGAGATCAGATACGGCATCAGGTATCTGAGTTAAACATTCACAGCAGTCAAAATTCAAAACCCGTAGATTCCTGAGCTTctgcaaagaaaaagagaatacaAAGAAGGAAGGTGTGAGTAACCTTAAATGACATAAAGAGACTATGGGGTAACTTGCAAGACGTGGAGAGTGTACAATGTAAACTTGCCTTGCTTAATCCATCCATCTCAAATGACATAAAGAGACTATGGGGTAACTTGCATATTGCAAGCTGTTTTGGTTGAAAATAAGATGGTAAACAATGTGAAGGATATCTCCACCATTCCAACACTCTCAAACTATTTGGAAAACATTTGGGATCATCAGAAAAAATTCCATTTCTAATAATAAGTGTTTTGAGGTTTTGCATCTTCTGGAAAGCCATCCCATTCCATTCTaccattttcttttcaaacaaGGGGAAATCCAGacatatgattttaatttcacTTGTTCCCTGTGAACGTAGAAGGCTTGAATCAGGCAAAAATTACAATGCAAGTATATACAAGACTTAAATACATTTAGAAAAAGTTCACTCACAGTGTTGTCTTCCAAAACTTGGATTATATCTTTTGGTGACCATAACCTACTGCGCTTCCCTGGTTCTTCTGGTGACTCTTGTCTGACAATTTCCTTACCCATGTCCTCTACCAAGTCATGCAATGTAACACAATCATACTGACCAATCTTTATGAAAGATTTTTCAGCCAACACGCCAATATGATATTTCATACAAGCACCATGATGAGCATGAAGTATATCTTCAACTTCGGTTAATTTATATCCTTTGAAGCAACAAGAAATGTCAAGAAaaactctcttctcttcttcctgCAAAGCATCGAAGCTTACTTTAAGAGTCTCTTGGATTCGATTGTTTGGAATTCTTTTATATTGATCTATGACAGATTTGCATTCTTGTATACTTTTTCCACACAGGTTGGCACCTATTACTTCCAAAGCCAATGGAAGGCCACAAGCATAAGTTACTGCACGATTAAGCACCTCCTCGTATTCTGGATAAACTTGTTCTGATTTGAAAACTTTCCATGTAAGCAATTGAAGAGCATGgttcttatttaatttcttcACCTTATATGTTTTTTGAACATGATGAGATGCCAGCAGTTGTTTGTCCCGAGTGGTGATGATGACTTTGCTTCCAGGACCAAAACAGTCAGGCCTTCCAACAAGTGTCTGCAACAGCTCATGTTTGTCAACATCATCTAAAATCAAAAGAAGCCTCTTGTGTTGGAGCCTGTGTTGTATCATTGAAATTCCTTGTTGCTCACTTTCAAACATAATTCTCTTATCTCCAAGCATTTCGGAAAGAATGATGCTTTGAAGATGTACTAATCCGTGTTTGCGTGATTTCTCTCTCACATTTTGAAGAAAACAGGAACCATCAAAATGGCTAGCAATCAAATTATAAACTGCTGAAGCAAGTGACGTTTTCCCTACCCCTCCCATTCCATAGATCCCTATCAAGAGGACACCATCACTAGATCCTACATCCAAAAGCTTCATTACTTTTAACACTTGTGAGTCTAATCCAACCGGGTAATCCGCCACATGTAAAGGAGCACGATTAATCTCACTAGAGACCCACTCAACAATCTTCCCAATAAACTTGTATTCATATCCTTCTCTGTTCCAAACACAAGTTTAAGAGCTATGTTTGAATGAAtttctagaaaaagaaaataagaaagtacAACGAAATAAACTTctctataaattaaaacaatttatgtATAAGATTTGTAAAAGTTTCTCATTGAACTttcccaaaatcagattttgaacTTTTGTATAAGCTAGTTTTAACTCAGTGAGAACgtttttcttcatttaaaaGTGACTAGGGAGAGATTAAGCTGAAAAGCCCTTAAGCAAGAATAAAAAGTTGTCAAGGTTAACACTAATCTATATTCTCTTTAGATCATAGGAGCAGTGAAACTTAATGAAACAAAGAATGGAATAAAAAATTGGTGAGGTGGGTACCCATATTTGTAATGAAAGCCAGACAAGTTAGCTACTTGATGAAGAGCCATCTTCCATTTCTCCAACTTCTCCATGTGATGGTTTAACCTCTCCTTATTATCAGCTTTGAGCCTTTCCTCATGCCAAGCCAATGCTTCACCAAAACTTCCTTTTTGGTGCCTCACAAAAGAAGGATCCACGTTATAAAAAACTGGCAAAACCAGCAACTTTTTTTCGTCAGCACGGTCAAGGATGTAAACCAGTTCATCTaaacaaaatgaagaagaagcatAGGTGATAGAAAGCACAGTGATGGCAATCCTGGACTCTTGAATTGCCTTCACAAGTGTTGGTGCTAGTTCATCTCCACCCCGAAGCTTCTTGTCATCAATGAAAGTGTGGATTCCCCTGTCATCCAGAGCTTTGTAGAGATTGCCAGCAAAACCATAGCGTGTGTCTGAGCCTCTGAAGTTGAGGAACACATCGTAGGTGAATTCTTGGGAGTGCGATCTTACAgccatgaacaaaacatactcCGATTGCGGTTGACTTATTAGGGCTCTCCAAAACCAAGCTTGAATCTGATGATGAATATGAAACTGATAATAGTAAAGTCTTAACGCGGAAAtatctcctttttctttctccattttcAGGACACCTTCGTGGACAGGCATGTTGAAAACTTGATACTTTGACcgatataaactttttttattaatttgacactgttattttttatttatttcttttaaaatataaaaattaatatttttataattatttttttagctttACAGTTAAATAAACGTAAAAGTATGTTATGATATTATTAGTATgatagataaaagaaataacattattttgatACGTAAAATTTTTTACATAcactttaaatttattattttatcttttaatctcttttcttcttataaataaaaaattaacttttttaatgacTAAAGTAACTTAAAAATAGATTGTCAAATAgtgtatataatataaaaaaaattctagataaaatatttttttatgtttgaaaatattttatcttattgaccatttaaattttttgctTTTGAGTATTTATGGTTTGATTAATCCTTAAATTAAATGAAGTTATATGATTGTTATTTACTTTAggatttataatatttgtatacAATTAAGTTATATATACAAGAGGACATAAGACAAGAATGAATAATTTATCTTCTCTAAATATGGATTTAGGAAgacttctatttgttgttgaacattaattatatttagtttaagtttaacttTTGATAGTTGGTTCTGGATTGtttttttagattatttagtactttgttaacttgaaacccataaaatatattatatttttttatgatgggacaattttatgtttttcaggtgtgattttattgtaaaaataaattaatttaaaaaaaaacacccaGTAGACATATGTTATGGACTGTCCGACGTCTATTGACGTTTGTCAATGCACATATAGACATATAATGGCTTATAGTGACAATTCTAGAGGTGGTGCAGTCAGCGTATTGGATGTCGGCTGTTGGGTCTGACATAGACGTCCAACTTGAGCAGTCTGATGTCTCTATAGACGTTCGACCTCTGCAGAccgacgtttatatagacgtttGGTTGTGGGGTTTGACGTCCCATTGACGTTAACCAATAAGATGTTGGAGAGGGATCAAACACCAAAAATCCCCGACGTTAAAggccttttctgcactagtgttaaAGTATTGATATCCCCTTTAACcaacgaaaataaaaataaaacaaaatttaatggccacgaaatataaaaataacatagatATCTACTAGTTAAGAAAAATgacaatgaacaaaaatttaaaaattatgagaaacCTTCACACAATAACTTTTATAATGAtatcattaatataaatatctagtTTCATTAATAAAcgaaaaaaaagtgttttaaaaGATACAATAGTAATTTAGTGcaacatattttgttttatccaagatttaaaataagaaaaaatgaaaatgtgtaACAATTAAatgcattattttctttttctcgaacttgaagagagagaaagagatgaaTGTGCCCTcgtttttacaaaattaatgaaattaaacctaaaatacatttaaaataattaagggaAACGATGCAGTGTTATTGTCTTCCACCAGAGTTGCAAATAAACATACAAGAAATAATGTAATAAGCTAATATGCAAAAGAGTTTTCATAAAACAAACATAGAAATATCATCATACATCACTCATTCATAAAAACAACCATATCACATATAAAGATTTATACTAAAATCAATTATCTGCACATAAATATTAATGTGAAATCTTTGCATTTGTATTTACCTCTACTATTATGAAAACTATTAATGGGTTTTACCTACCACGTACAAGTTAATCTATTATCTTTGGACAaggtaaattatatatatatatatatatatatatatatatatatatatatatatatatatatatatatatttggctTAATATCTCTTTTGGTCCCTCAAAAGAGGGGGAATGTTCAAAATTGTCTtaccttttttaaaatgttcaaaacGGTCCCAAATTTTGGAAAAACTGGTCAACTTAATGCTTTTTGGTTACAGCGTCAAATTTTTAACGGTGCAGTTGCCACCCTGGACAAAAGTTAATGACGTGTACAATTTCTCTGACTGCGTGGCAACCCTAGCTTCCTTGTGCCGCCAACACCATTGGCAACCGTAGGCTGCCGTTAGCTACCTTGCCATCTTGCCGCAACCTTGTCTCACGTTTTAGGCTCCCTAAAGTCGTGATTTAGAAACCATGGTTGCGCGATCAGGATTACAATTTGGATCTGGAATCTCTGTCTGGATTTCTTTTCTTGCAGGTGCTCGTGGTTTGAAAAGGTGGAGAAACCATGGTGTGCAGGTTGCGATCTGGAGGTGCGGCGTGATGGTTCTACCGtgcgaagaagatgatgaacattgGCCATGGTGGGTTTCTATCACAGTGGGAGATGGCGCGATTTAGGTCTGGTGGAGGCGCTAATGGCTAGCTCAAGGTTGGGCAAAACTCACGAGGAAATGAACTGAAGAGCTGTGGCGGTGATTTAGGTTTCgaaagaattttgaaattggGGATTTCTCCGTTTGGGTTTCTACAGGTGTGTGCGAGAGAGTGCTCTTGCAATGGTCATGGTGGATGACGGTCCTTGCAGCTCTACGGTGACCTAAAAAGTGTCTCATGGTGGAGATGGAAGTCGAggaagatgctgaagatgatgatggaGGACTCGCGACTTTGGCGTTCACGTTCTGTATTGGTGACGGTGGTGGCTACTGGCGGCGACGCTGGTGTTGGGTGATGGCGAGGTTGTAGCAAGATGGCAGGGTGACTAACGGTGGCCTACGGTTGCCCATGGTGCTGGCGGCACAAGGAAGCTAGGGTTTGGGAATTAGGGTTGCCACGTAGTCAGATAAACTGGACACGTCATTAACTTTTGTCCAGGGTGGCAGCTGTATCGTTAGAAAtttaacgccgtaaccaaaaaggattaagttgaccacattttttaaaagttggGACCgttttgaacattttaaaaaaggtaggacgattATGAACATTCCCcctctttcgagggaccaaaagaggtattaagcctattttttttaagtgtctTAATTTctttggattttttttgttgatacaACAATTATATTCTAACCAATTGAATTCATGCAGCCAATACTCAGAAGTTCATGAAGCTTAAACTAGTGACAACTTTCAGGATTGCTCTGGTCCTAATGGTTGGCGTATTAAACATGCATGATACACGATTTGAATATCACTGAATTCCTGCCATTGTTGAGTTATGCATACAAGCTGGTGTTGATATCCCAGAATATCATTCACGCGGAAGGACCAATCCTATACGGATGTTAGGGAAGAGAGTAATTGACAGAGGTGGAAATGTAGAGGAACCTAAA includes these proteins:
- the LOC108345937 gene encoding disease resistance protein TAO1 isoform X2, yielding MPVHEGVLKMEKEKGDISALRLYYYQFHIHHQIQAWFWRALISQPQSEYVLFMAVRSHSQEFTYDVFLNFRGSDTRYGFAGNLYKALDDRGIHTFIDDKKLRGGDELAPTLVKAIQESRIAITVLSITYASSSFCLDELVYILDRADEKKLLVLPVFYNVDPSFVRHQKGSFGEALAWHEERLKADNKERLNHHMEKLEKWKMALHQVANLSGFHYKYGEGYEYKFIGKIVEWVSSEINRAPLHVADYPVGLDSQVLKVMKLLDVGSSDGVLLIGIYGMGGVGKTSLASAVYNLIASHFDGSCFLQNVREKSRKHGLVHLQSIILSEMLGDKRIMFESEQQGISMIQHRLQHKRLLLILDDVDKHELLQTLVGRPDCFGPGSKVIITTRDKQLLASHHVQKTYKVKKLNKNHALQLLTWKVFKSEQVYPEYEEVLNRAVTYACGLPLALEVIGANLCGKSIQECKSVIDQYKRIPNNRIQETLKVSFDALQEEEKRVFLDISCCFKGYKLTEVEDILHAHHGACMKYHIGVLAEKSFIKIGQYDCVTLHDLVEDMGKEIVRQESPEEPGKRSRLWSPKDIIQVLEDNTKLRNLRVLNFDCCECLTQIPDAVSDLQNLEELSFQNCVNLVRVHNSVGLLEKLRILEASGCIKLRNFPPLKLTSLEKLELSHCSSLERFPEIIGKMENIRELRLLGTLIKGLPLSFQNLTRLKKLSLLFCGIVQLQSSIVMMPELTLIEAWGWEGWQWIKWEEDEEKDGSMVSSKVELLWAPKCNLRDDFFQIGFTRFAHVKDLDLSNNNFTQLPECIKECQFLKKLDVSCCKHLREIRGIPPKLKHFNATNCLSLTPSSISIFLNEDLHENRKTMLVLPGSRNPEWFNYLSYEPSSSFWIRNKFPGKVLCLFVAPKDGDISDYVKLMLVINDKVYVCFFDRLKFLKLGAEHTFLFDLRNLIFTNNLYEVPLENEWNHVKVIYFDSKAASMPIESGIHVFKQESSDEDIMFTDPYAKTRSASPSSIFDFGLNIDPAFETWDFFFGKSEP
- the LOC108345937 gene encoding TMV resistance protein N isoform X3 — protein: MPVHEGVLKMEKEKGDISALRLYYYQFHIHHQIQAWFWRALISQPQSEYVLFMAVRSHSQEFTYDVFLNFRGSDTRYGFAGNLYKALDDRGIHTFIDDKKLRGGDELAPTLVKAIQESRIAITVLSITYASSSFCLDELVYILDRADEKKLLVLPVFYNVDPSFVRHQKGSFGEALAWHEERLKADNKERLNHHMEKLEKWKMALHQVANLSGFHYKYGEGYEYKFIGKIVEWVSSEINRAPLHVADYPVGLDSQVLKVMKLLDVGSSDGVLLIGIYGMGGVGKTSLASAVYNLIASHFDGSCFLQNVREKSRKHGLVHLQSIILSEMLGDKRIMFESEQQGISMIQHRLQHKRLLLILDDVDKHELLQTLVGRPDCFGPGSKVIITTRDKQLLASHHVQKTYKVKKLNKNHALQLLTWKVFKSEQVYPEYEEVLNRAVTYACGLPLALEVIGANLCGKSIQECKSVIDQYKRIPNNRIQETLKVSFDALQEEEKRVFLDISCCFKGYKLTEVEDILHAHHGACMKYHIGVLAEKSFIKIGQYDCVTLHDLVEDMGKEIVRQESPEEPGKRSRLWSPKDIIQVLEDNTGTSEIKIICLDFPLFEKKMVEWNGMAFQKMQNLKTLIIRNGIFSDDPKCFPNSLRVLEWWRYPSHCLPSYFQPKQLAICKLPHSLFMSFEMDGLSKKLRNLRVLNFDCCECLTQIPDAVSDLQNLEELSFQNCVNLVRVHNSVGLLEKLRILEASGCIKLRNFPPLKLTSLEKLELSHCSSLERFPEIIGKMENIRELRLLGTLIKGLPLSFQNLTRLKKLSLLFCGIVQLQSSIVMMPELTLIEAWGWEGWQWIKWEEDEEKDGSMVSSKVELLWAPKCNLRDDFFQIGFTRFAHVKDLDLSNNNFTQLPECIKECQFLKKLDVSCCKHLREIRGIPPKLKHFNATNCLSLTPSSISIFLNEAQVLEVGSRTHISFRSTKFNFHQQSV
- the LOC108345937 gene encoding TMV resistance protein N isoform X5; this encodes MEKLEKWKMALHQVANLSGFHYKYGEGYEYKFIGKIVEWVSSEINRAPLHVADYPVGLDSQVLKVMKLLDVGSSDGVLLIGIYGMGGVGKTSLASAVYNLIASHFDGSCFLQNVREKSRKHGLVHLQSIILSEMLGDKRIMFESEQQGISMIQHRLQHKRLLLILDDVDKHELLQTLVGRPDCFGPGSKVIITTRDKQLLASHHVQKTYKVKKLNKNHALQLLTWKVFKSEQVYPEYEEVLNRAVTYACGLPLALEVIGANLCGKSIQECKSVIDQYKRIPNNRIQETLKVSFDALQEEEKRVFLDISCCFKGYKLTEVEDILHAHHGACMKYHIGVLAEKSFIKIGQYDCVTLHDLVEDMGKEIVRQESPEEPGKRSRLWSPKDIIQVLEDNTGTSEIKIICLDFPLFEKKMVEWNGMAFQKMQNLKTLIIRNGIFSDDPKCFPNSLRVLEWWRYPSHCLPSYFQPKQLAICKLPHSLFMSFEMDGLSKKLRNLRVLNFDCCECLTQIPDAVSDLQNLEELSFQNCVNLVRVHNSVGLLEKLRILEASGCIKLRNFPPLKLTSLEKLELSHCSSLERFPEIIGKMENIRELRLLGTLIKGLPLSFQNLTRLKKLSLLFCGIVQLQSSIVMMPELTLIEAWGWEGWQWIKWEEDEEKDGSMVSSKVELLWAPKCNLRDDFFQIGFTRFAHVKDLDLSNNNFTQLPECIKECQFLKKLDVSCCKHLREIRGIPPKLKHFNATNCLSLTPSSISIFLNEDLHENRKTMLVLPGSRNPEWFNYLSYEPSSSFWIRNKFPGKVLCLFVAPKDGDISDYVKLMLVINDKVYVCFFDRLKFLKLGAEHTFLFDLRNLIFTNNLYEVPLENEWNHVKVIYFDSKAASMPIESGIHVFKQESSDEDIMFTDPYAKTRSASPSSIFDFGLNIDPAFETWDFFFGKSEP
- the LOC108345937 gene encoding TMV resistance protein N isoform X4; this translates as MPVHEGVLKMEKEKGDISALRLYYYQFHIHHQIQAWFWRALISQPQSEYVLFMAVRSHSQEFTYDVFLNFRGSDTRYGFAGNLYKALDDRGIHTFIDDKKLRGGDELAPTLVKAIQESRIAITVLSITYASSSFCLDELVYILDRADEKKLLVLPVFYNVDPSFVRHQKGSFGEALAWHEERLKADNKERLNHHMEKLEKWKMALHQVANLSGFHYKYGEGYEYKFIGKIVEWVSSEINRAPLHVADYPVGLDSQVLKVMKLLDVGSSDGVLLIGIYGMGGVGKTSLASAVYNLIASHFDGSCFLQNVREKSRKHGLVHLQSIILSEMLGDKRIMFESEQQGISMIQHRLQHKRLLLILDDVDKHELLQTLVGRPDCFGPGSKVIITTRDKQLLASHHVQKTYKVKKLNKNHALQLLTWKVFKSEQVYPEYEEVLNRAVTYACGLPLALEVIGANLCGKSIQECKSVIDQYKRIPNNRIQETLKVSFDALQEEEKRVFLDISCCFKGYKLTEVEDILHAHHGACMKYHIGVLAEKSFIKIGQYDCVTLHDLVEDMGKEIVRQESPEEPGKRSRLWSPKDIIQVLEDNTGTSEIKIICLDFPLFEKKMVEWNGMAFQKMQNLKTLIIRNGIFSDDPKCFPNSLRVLEWWRYPSHCLPSYFQPKQLAICKLPHSLFMSFEMDGLSKKLRNLRVLNFDCCECLTQIPDAVSDLQNLEELSFQNCVNLVRVHNSVGLLEKLRILEASGCIKLRNFPPLKLTSLEKLELSHCSSLERFPEIIGKMENIRELRLLGTLIKGLPLSFQNLTRLKKLSLLFCGIVQLQSSIVMMPELTLIEAWGWEGWQWIKWEEDEEKDGSMVSSKVELLWAPKCNLRDDFFQIGFTRFAHVKDLDLSNNNFTQLPECIKECQFLKKLDVSCCKHLREIRGIPPKLKHFNATNCLSLTPSRSA
- the LOC108345937 gene encoding TMV resistance protein N isoform X1 encodes the protein MPVHEGVLKMEKEKGDISALRLYYYQFHIHHQIQAWFWRALISQPQSEYVLFMAVRSHSQEFTYDVFLNFRGSDTRYGFAGNLYKALDDRGIHTFIDDKKLRGGDELAPTLVKAIQESRIAITVLSITYASSSFCLDELVYILDRADEKKLLVLPVFYNVDPSFVRHQKGSFGEALAWHEERLKADNKERLNHHMEKLEKWKMALHQVANLSGFHYKYGEGYEYKFIGKIVEWVSSEINRAPLHVADYPVGLDSQVLKVMKLLDVGSSDGVLLIGIYGMGGVGKTSLASAVYNLIASHFDGSCFLQNVREKSRKHGLVHLQSIILSEMLGDKRIMFESEQQGISMIQHRLQHKRLLLILDDVDKHELLQTLVGRPDCFGPGSKVIITTRDKQLLASHHVQKTYKVKKLNKNHALQLLTWKVFKSEQVYPEYEEVLNRAVTYACGLPLALEVIGANLCGKSIQECKSVIDQYKRIPNNRIQETLKVSFDALQEEEKRVFLDISCCFKGYKLTEVEDILHAHHGACMKYHIGVLAEKSFIKIGQYDCVTLHDLVEDMGKEIVRQESPEEPGKRSRLWSPKDIIQVLEDNTGTSEIKIICLDFPLFEKKMVEWNGMAFQKMQNLKTLIIRNGIFSDDPKCFPNSLRVLEWWRYPSHCLPSYFQPKQLAICKLPHSLFMSFEMDGLSKKLRNLRVLNFDCCECLTQIPDAVSDLQNLEELSFQNCVNLVRVHNSVGLLEKLRILEASGCIKLRNFPPLKLTSLEKLELSHCSSLERFPEIIGKMENIRELRLLGTLIKGLPLSFQNLTRLKKLSLLFCGIVQLQSSIVMMPELTLIEAWGWEGWQWIKWEEDEEKDGSMVSSKVELLWAPKCNLRDDFFQIGFTRFAHVKDLDLSNNNFTQLPECIKECQFLKKLDVSCCKHLREIRGIPPKLKHFNATNCLSLTPSSISIFLNEDLHENRKTMLVLPGSRNPEWFNYLSYEPSSSFWIRNKFPGKVLCLFVAPKDGDISDYVKLMLVINDKVYVCFFDRLKFLKLGAEHTFLFDLRNLIFTNNLYEVPLENEWNHVKVIYFDSKAASMPIESGIHVFKQESSDEDIMFTDPYAKTRSASPSSIFDFGLNIDPAFETWDFFFGKSEP